The Eleutherodactylus coqui strain aEleCoq1 chromosome 6, aEleCoq1.hap1, whole genome shotgun sequence genome window below encodes:
- the MRPS21 gene encoding small ribosomal subunit protein bS21m, which yields MASHLKFIARTVMVQERNVDAAYKTLNRILTAEGIVNDVKCRRYFEAPCDKRRKVKYETCKRIYNSEMARKIAFLSRKSRTDPWPGC from the exons ATGGCGAGCCATCTGAAGTTTATCGCCCGCACGGTGATGGTGCAGGAGCGGAACGTGGACGCCGCGTATAAGACCCTGAACAG GATCCTGACTGCGGAGGGAATAGTCAACGACGTGAAGTGCAGGCGCTACTTTGAGGCGCCGTGTGACAAGAGGCGGAAGGTGAAGTACGAGACGTGTAAGCGGATCTATAACTCCGAGATGGCAAGAAAAATAGCATTCCTGAGCCGGAAATCCCGGACGGACCCCTGGCCTGGCTGTTAG